A genomic window from Glycine soja cultivar W05 chromosome 10, ASM419377v2, whole genome shotgun sequence includes:
- the LOC114369363 gene encoding uncharacterized protein LOC114369363 — MGGGGGAATAQAEAQYSTAKTSVWWDIENCHVPKGCDPHAIAQNISSALVRTNYCGPVSISAYGDTTRITAVVQHALSSTGISLNHVPAGVKDASDKKILVDMLFWAVDNPAPANYLLISGDRDFSNALHQLRLRKYNILLAQPQKASAPLVAAAKSVWLWTSLLAGGPPLMNGESQQLGNNNIQSSSDTLPIPVSNAVQIPQHMGSFSEVHAGNQKFPNTGRQLDSRHHGKTNGRNPSKTNGPKALNPAPENYSNINSSQTGNYTHNVPPSGSTPNFICGNPDQMRGKNGNLHSQPLRSNSFPLQPPFIPNNSFSPNPQTFATSVVPPRTGGPSFSAAPLLNVPNISNRKISGYPSNAHDPRPVKQWNGDLKQSSNNNAPSPVKSIGEQTGHMVQNTQQLYNGHPHGPEYQPTSLTTMGNNNLPGNGIWGSPGCPKPSEYVQGLIGVVLLALNTLKIEKIMPTEANITDCIRCGDPKHRNTDVKKALENAIEQQMVVKQNVGALQLFIGKNDKVWKCVSPVGGNPKKHSKETWNEIKKFLSTPSGRLVIMGTQCKYEAGIVIRNMCLKNHALGDVLQILNMLITIKKWIVHQQSGWQPLNITLTEVNSDSEDIACP, encoded by the exons ATGGGCGGAGGAGGCGGAGCGGCGACGGCGCAGGCAGAGGCGCAGTACTCGACGGCGAAGACGTCGGTGTGGTGGGACATAGAGAACTGTCACGTGCCGAAAGGATGCGATCCCCACGCCATCGCGCAGAACATAAGCTCCGCCCTCGTTCGCACGAACTACTGCGGCCCCGTTTCCATCTCCGCCTACGGCGACACCACTCGCATCACTGCCGTCGTCCAGCATGCCCTCTCCAGCACCGGCATCTCCCTCAACCATGTCCCCGCCG GCGTTAAAGATGCAAGTGACAAGAAGATTCTGGTTGACATGCTGTTCTGGGCAGTGGACAATCCTGCACCTGCTAATTACTTATTAATTTCTGGTGATCGAGATTTTTCCAATGCCCTTCATCAGTTGCGGCTCAGGAAGTATAATATCCTTCTTGCACAACCTCAGAAAGCTTCTGCACCATTAGTGGCAGCTGCTAAGAGTGTGTGGCTTTGGACTAGTCTCTTGGCTGGAGGACCCCCTCTTATGAATGGTGAATCACAACAACTTGGTAATAATAACATCCAATCATCTTCAGACACCTTACCTATTCCTGTCTCTAATGCTGTTCAGATACCACAGCACATGGGTTCCTTTTCAGAAGTTCATGCAGGAAATCAGAAATTTCCAAACACAGGAAGGCAACTTGATTCTAGACATCATGGGAAAACGAATGGGAGAAATCCAAGTAAAACAAATGGACCCAAGGCCCTGAATCCAGCTCCAGAAAATTATAGCAATATAAATTCTTCTCAAACTGGCAACTATACCCATAATGTTCCCCCAAGTGGATCTACCCCAAATTTTATTTGTGGCAATCCTGATCAAATGCGGGGCAAGAATGGTAATCTACATTCACAGCCATTAAGATCAAACTCTTTTCCTTTGCAACCTCCTTTTATACcaaataattcattttctccAAATCCCCAAACTTTTGCAACTTCAGTAGTGCCACCTAGAACTGGTGGACCCAGCTTCTCTGCAGCACCACTACTTAATGTACCAAATATTAGCAATCGGAAAATTTCTGGATATCCTAGTAATGCTCATGATCCACGCCCTGTTAAACAATGGAATGGAGACTTGAAACAAAGTTCTAACAATAATGCTCCAAGTCCTGTAAAGTCAATTGGCGAACAAACTGGACATATGGTACAGAACACACAACAATTGTATAATGGCCATCCACATGGTCCAGAATACCAACCTACATCATTGACAACTATGGGTAATAATAACCTTCCTGGCAATGGTATATGGGGATCTCCAGGATGCCCTAAACCTTCTGAATATGTCCAAGGTCTTATAGGGGTTGTTTTACTTGCCTTGAAcacattaaaaattgaaaaaattatgcCAACTGAGGCAAATATAACAGATTGCATTCGATGTGGAGATCCCAAGCACCGCAACACAGACGTCAAGAAGGCTCTGGAGAATGCTATTGAGCAGCAGATGGTGGTGAAGCAGAATGTAGGTGCTTTGCAGTTGTTTATTGGTAAGAATGATAAGGTTTGGAAGTGTGTAAGCCCTGTAGGTGGTAATCCTAAGAAGCACTCAAAAGAGACatggaatgaaattaaaaaattcctaTCAACTCCTTCTGGAAGATTAGTCATAATGGGTACTCAGTGCAA GTATGAAGCAGGTATTGTGATTAGAAATATGTGCTTGAAAAATCATGCTTTGGGTGATGTCCTACAGATTTTGAACATGTTGATTACCATTAAAAAATGGATTGTGCATCAACAATCTGGCTGGCAACCACTTAACATCACTCTTACTGAGGTCAATTCTGATTCAGAGGACATAGCATGCCCATAG